Proteins encoded together in one Chitinophaga varians window:
- a CDS encoding cation:proton antiporter, with protein MNTFTIITALITISALISYINNRFIKLPGTIGVIVVSLLLSLLILFTGKIFPDAYAFIKDLTSSIDFTQTLLDIMLGFLLFASALQFDFQKLKEQRYPVLILSTIGVIGSTFIFGYLLYWATGLLHIELPLLYCLLFGALISPTDPVAVMSVLKKSKVPSSLETIIGGESLLNDGTGILLFVILKELAASSDAHVSFSHTVALFSQEVFGGILLGVISGLVAYRTMKRVDDFQIIVMVSLSMVMVISVLGAILHVSIPLAAVSAGLILGNTSLGTKQSEDMQRYFHNVWHLIDELLNTILFVMIGLQIVLMPFLKNYWLTGLFAVLFVLVARAMSIYIPSLLLKRSLKTTYKGITILVWAGLRGGISVALAMSLPESPYKEIILSGSYFVVLFSIIIQGLTLKRVVNRMIA; from the coding sequence ATGAACACTTTTACAATTATTACGGCTTTAATCACTATCAGTGCGCTGATTTCGTACATCAACAACCGGTTTATCAAACTCCCCGGCACCATAGGCGTGATCGTGGTTTCGCTGTTGTTGTCCCTGCTGATTTTGTTTACCGGTAAAATTTTCCCCGACGCTTACGCGTTCATCAAAGATCTCACCAGCAGTATTGACTTTACACAAACACTGCTGGATATTATGTTAGGCTTCCTCCTGTTTGCGAGCGCCCTGCAATTCGACTTTCAGAAACTGAAAGAACAACGTTACCCGGTGCTGATACTCAGTACCATCGGGGTAATTGGCTCTACCTTTATCTTCGGTTATCTGCTGTATTGGGCCACAGGACTGCTGCACATTGAACTGCCGCTGCTTTACTGCCTGCTGTTTGGCGCGCTCATTTCACCTACCGATCCGGTGGCCGTGATGTCTGTACTGAAAAAATCTAAAGTGCCATCTTCGCTGGAAACCATTATCGGTGGAGAATCCCTGCTGAATGACGGTACTGGTATCCTGCTCTTCGTTATCCTGAAAGAACTGGCTGCCAGCTCCGACGCACATGTTTCTTTTTCACATACGGTCGCCCTGTTTTCACAGGAAGTGTTCGGCGGTATCCTGTTAGGCGTTATCTCCGGCCTGGTAGCTTATCGCACCATGAAACGGGTAGACGACTTCCAGATCATCGTCATGGTGTCATTATCCATGGTAATGGTGATATCCGTACTGGGCGCCATCTTGCACGTGTCCATTCCGCTGGCCGCAGTCTCTGCCGGCCTTATCCTTGGCAATACCTCCCTGGGCACCAAACAATCAGAAGACATGCAACGTTACTTCCATAACGTATGGCATTTGATAGATGAACTGCTCAATACCATTCTCTTTGTGATGATCGGGCTACAAATTGTGCTGATGCCTTTCCTTAAAAATTACTGGCTGACAGGCCTCTTCGCAGTACTCTTCGTACTGGTGGCCAGGGCGATGAGTATCTATATCCCGTCATTACTATTGAAACGTTCATTGAAAACAACCTATAAAGGCATTACGATACTGGTATGGGCCGGACTTCGTGGGGGCATCTCCGTGGCACTCGCCATGTCACTCCCTGAATCGCCCTACAAGGAAATTATCCTCTCGGGAAGTTATTTCGTGGTGCTGTTCTCTATCATTATACAAGGGCTTACCCTGAAACGGGTGGTCAACAGAATGATCGCTTAA
- a CDS encoding glycoside hydrolase family 3 N-terminal domain-containing protein translates to MLKKRKQLAYAMALLPVGTLFAQEQPLFRKAGAPVDQRVNDLLHTLTLQEKISLLGYNSPAIERLHIPAYNWWNEALHGIARGGEATVFPQAIGLSASFNAPLAQSVATAISTEARAKYNLAVAAGRHVQYMGLNFWTPNVNIFRDPRWGRGQETYGEDPYLTGTMAGAFVHGLQGDEPGALKTAACAKHFAVHSGPEADRHSFNAVVDEKDLRETYLYAFKKMVDGHVESIMCAYNRVNSQPCCTGNTLLQDILRKEWKFSGQVVTDCWALDDIWLRHKAIPTREEVAAAAIKAGVNLDCANILQDDVLKAIDKGWLKPADVDSALSASLRTQMKLGLYDVPGHSRYSGYGADSVNNAWHTSLALQAARESMVLLKNNGVLPLQQDKYASMLVTGSNSASLEALMGNYHGVSGNMVTFTAGLSKAAGPGMATQYDQGCDFTDTLHFGGIWASQNCDVTVAVIGLTPLLEGEEGDAFLSASGGDKNSLSLPRSQVVFMQKLRAAHKKPIIAVVTAGSAVDVTAIEPYADAIILAWYPGEQGGTALADIIFGKYSPAGRLPVTFYQSVKDLPDYKDYSMKNRTYRYFKGKAAYPFGFGLSYTTFTYDWQQAPANGYKLNDTIRMTVNVRNTGNMDGDEVLQAYITYPDQERMPLKELKAFKRVSVKQGNATAVTLEIPMAELQKWDLSQQRWKLYKGTYGVHVGSSSTDFKLTRNIVVK, encoded by the coding sequence ATGTTGAAAAAAAGAAAACAGCTGGCATATGCGATGGCGCTGCTACCAGTGGGAACATTGTTTGCACAGGAGCAGCCGCTGTTCCGTAAGGCAGGTGCGCCGGTTGATCAGCGCGTCAATGACCTGCTGCATACATTAACGTTGCAGGAGAAAATCTCCTTGTTGGGATATAACAGTCCCGCTATTGAGCGGTTGCATATTCCTGCCTATAACTGGTGGAACGAAGCATTGCATGGCATAGCCCGTGGCGGTGAAGCCACTGTGTTTCCGCAGGCCATAGGGCTGTCGGCTTCTTTTAACGCGCCGCTGGCGCAGTCTGTGGCTACTGCTATTTCCACAGAAGCCCGCGCGAAGTATAACCTGGCCGTTGCCGCCGGTCGCCACGTGCAGTATATGGGGCTGAATTTCTGGACGCCGAACGTCAATATTTTCCGCGACCCGCGGTGGGGCCGGGGACAGGAGACCTATGGGGAAGACCCTTATCTGACAGGCACCATGGCCGGCGCGTTTGTACATGGCCTGCAGGGCGATGAGCCGGGAGCGCTGAAAACAGCCGCATGCGCCAAACATTTTGCCGTACATAGCGGACCGGAAGCGGACCGCCATAGTTTCAATGCGGTGGTCGATGAAAAAGACCTGCGCGAGACTTATCTCTATGCCTTCAAAAAGATGGTGGACGGCCATGTGGAATCTATCATGTGCGCCTATAACAGGGTAAACAGCCAGCCATGTTGCACCGGTAACACCTTGCTGCAGGATATTCTGCGGAAGGAGTGGAAATTCAGCGGACAGGTGGTGACCGACTGCTGGGCGCTGGACGATATCTGGTTGCGCCATAAAGCTATTCCTACCCGCGAGGAAGTGGCTGCTGCCGCTATCAAAGCAGGCGTTAACCTGGATTGCGCGAATATTTTACAGGATGATGTATTAAAAGCGATCGATAAAGGCTGGCTGAAACCTGCGGACGTAGACAGTGCGCTGAGCGCCAGTCTGCGTACCCAAATGAAGCTCGGGCTGTATGATGTGCCGGGACACAGCCGCTACAGCGGTTACGGGGCCGACAGCGTGAACAATGCCTGGCATACTTCACTGGCGCTCCAGGCTGCAAGAGAAAGTATGGTATTGCTGAAGAATAACGGCGTGCTGCCGTTGCAACAAGACAAATACGCCTCTATGCTGGTCACCGGTTCCAATTCCGCCTCGCTGGAAGCGCTGATGGGCAACTATCACGGCGTGTCCGGCAATATGGTGACCTTCACCGCCGGCCTCAGCAAAGCAGCCGGACCGGGCATGGCCACTCAATATGACCAGGGATGTGATTTTACGGATACGCTGCATTTCGGAGGTATCTGGGCCTCTCAGAACTGTGATGTGACAGTTGCCGTGATAGGACTTACGCCTTTGCTGGAAGGGGAGGAAGGAGATGCTTTCCTGTCTGCCTCCGGTGGGGATAAAAATTCGTTGAGCCTTCCCCGTTCGCAGGTGGTTTTTATGCAGAAGTTGAGGGCTGCGCATAAAAAGCCGATCATAGCAGTCGTTACCGCCGGCAGCGCGGTAGATGTTACTGCCATTGAGCCTTACGCAGATGCGATCATCCTGGCATGGTACCCTGGCGAGCAAGGCGGTACTGCGCTCGCGGACATCATCTTCGGAAAATATTCGCCCGCAGGGCGCCTCCCGGTCACCTTTTATCAATCGGTGAAAGACCTCCCGGACTACAAGGACTATAGCATGAAAAACCGCACCTATCGTTATTTTAAAGGCAAGGCAGCTTATCCTTTCGGTTTCGGTCTCAGCTATACCACGTTTACGTATGACTGGCAACAGGCGCCGGCCAACGGTTATAAACTGAATGATACCATTCGTATGACCGTTAACGTGCGCAATACCGGTAATATGGACGGAGATGAAGTATTACAGGCATACATCACCTATCCGGACCAGGAAAGGATGCCGTTGAAAGAGCTGAAAGCCTTTAAGCGGGTGTCGGTAAAACAGGGCAATGCCACTGCTGTGACGCTGGAAATACCCATGGCAGAGTTGCAGAAATGGGACCTGTCACAGCAACGCTGGAAGCTGTATAAGGGAACATATGGCGTACATGTTGGATCGTCTTCCACAGATTTTAAGCTGACGCGCAACATTGTTGTAAAATAA
- a CDS encoding aminotransferase class V-fold PLP-dependent enzyme has protein sequence MIANSTKWEKIRADYPVFNTYTYFFTNGGAPVSKPLVDKASALLTDLSEQGRGVMSVWNPEVEEIRATMAGMINANTAEVAFITNTAQAMGLLVGMFPTTFEILTMKDDFPTSFVPWIHHGHSVRLVQPEANGAIPLSTIEQQITPDTRILILSHVMFRSGYRHDLQAIGELCKKRGIILIVDATQSFGVNEIDVAACNIDILIFHTYKWAAAGYGSGGMYVSRQLQEKYPPKTMGWYNVTYPNPDFDTTQDYTQFKPKQDATVFEQGTPPFLNILLLGEALRYINAIGIADIHAYIQALVTYLHEEARKHKVEVLSNFGPQHLSAIQRLKITPGQFRQLEESGIMARYKNNMLTIGINFYNNKADIDTLFAALQ, from the coding sequence ATGATCGCCAACAGCACTAAATGGGAGAAAATAAGGGCCGATTACCCGGTCTTCAATACATACACTTACTTCTTTACCAATGGCGGCGCGCCTGTCAGCAAACCGCTGGTGGACAAGGCCTCCGCGCTGCTGACCGATCTGAGTGAACAGGGCCGGGGCGTAATGTCTGTCTGGAACCCCGAAGTAGAGGAAATACGGGCCACCATGGCAGGTATGATCAACGCGAACACTGCTGAAGTGGCCTTTATCACCAACACTGCACAAGCCATGGGATTGCTTGTGGGCATGTTTCCCACGACGTTTGAAATACTTACCATGAAGGATGATTTCCCCACCAGCTTCGTTCCCTGGATACATCATGGCCATTCGGTACGCCTCGTGCAGCCGGAAGCCAACGGCGCAATACCGCTCAGTACTATCGAACAACAAATTACACCGGACACGCGTATACTTATCCTCAGCCACGTGATGTTCCGCTCGGGCTACCGGCACGATCTGCAGGCTATAGGGGAGTTATGTAAAAAAAGAGGTATCATACTGATCGTGGACGCCACACAGTCTTTTGGCGTCAATGAAATAGATGTGGCAGCCTGCAACATCGACATTCTGATTTTCCATACCTACAAATGGGCGGCGGCAGGATACGGCTCCGGTGGCATGTACGTGTCCCGCCAACTACAGGAAAAATATCCGCCTAAAACCATGGGATGGTACAATGTGACCTATCCCAATCCGGATTTTGATACCACGCAGGACTATACGCAGTTTAAGCCCAAACAGGACGCCACCGTATTTGAACAGGGCACCCCTCCCTTTCTTAATATACTGTTGCTCGGTGAAGCGCTGCGTTACATCAATGCCATCGGCATCGCAGACATTCACGCTTATATCCAGGCACTGGTCACCTACCTGCATGAAGAAGCACGGAAACATAAAGTGGAAGTCCTTTCCAACTTCGGGCCGCAGCACCTTTCGGCGATACAGCGCCTAAAAATCACGCCCGGACAGTTCCGGCAGCTCGAAGAAAGCGGCATCATGGCGCGCTATAAAAATAACATGCTCACGATCGGCATTAATTTCTATAACAACAAAGCCGATATAGACACGCTTTTTGCGGCCCTGCAATAA
- a CDS encoding DUF1634 domain-containing protein, producing MKLIKTLTGDRDIALLVGQVLRTGVITASAIAFVGGVLYLAKHGADSLPDYSTFTGEGKEYTTFGGIFRGLATFKPSAVIQFGALILLATPILRVFFSLIGFAVEKDRMYVVITLLVLGIILFSMFGGLKV from the coding sequence ATGAAACTCATCAAAACATTAACAGGCGACCGGGACATAGCTTTACTGGTAGGACAGGTGTTGCGTACCGGTGTGATCACCGCCAGTGCCATCGCTTTTGTAGGCGGCGTATTATATTTGGCCAAACACGGTGCTGACAGTCTCCCTGACTACAGCACTTTTACCGGGGAAGGCAAAGAATACACCACTTTCGGCGGTATTTTCCGTGGGCTGGCCACTTTTAAACCGTCGGCCGTTATTCAGTTCGGCGCCCTGATACTGCTGGCAACACCCATCCTTCGCGTGTTCTTTTCCCTGATCGGTTTTGCCGTAGAGAAAGACCGCATGTACGTGGTGATTACCCTGCTGGTGCTGGGCATCATCCTGTTCAGTATGTTCGGAGGCCTGAAAGTATAA
- a CDS encoding sulfite exporter TauE/SafE family protein: MNILIFSLILLAGAYVAGLLGSLTGLGGGVVVIPLLTLVFHVDIRYAIGAALLASIANSSGAASAYIKEGITNVRLGMFLEIATTLGAVGGALIAVFTPTNTIAILFGVVLIFSALMTVRKKHEHALQEGSRLSYVLKLNGSYPTPQGEVPYKLQNIGGGFSIMLLAGVLSGLLGIGSGALKVLAMDGAMKIPFKVSTTTSNFMIGVTAAASAVVYLQRGYIDPGIAFPVVLGVLGGAFTGARLLTIMNPKTLRYIFCVAISFVALEMIYNGLHHQF; the protein is encoded by the coding sequence ATGAACATACTTATTTTCAGTCTGATACTGCTTGCCGGCGCATATGTGGCGGGCCTCTTAGGTTCATTGACAGGACTGGGCGGTGGCGTGGTCGTGATCCCGCTGCTGACGCTGGTCTTTCATGTGGATATCCGTTACGCCATTGGCGCGGCCTTGCTGGCGTCTATCGCCAATTCATCAGGGGCGGCGTCGGCTTATATCAAAGAAGGCATCACCAATGTGCGGCTGGGCATGTTCCTCGAGATCGCCACTACGCTGGGAGCGGTAGGAGGGGCGCTGATAGCCGTTTTTACGCCGACCAATACCATTGCGATACTCTTTGGCGTAGTGCTGATTTTTTCGGCGCTGATGACCGTACGCAAAAAACATGAGCATGCCTTGCAGGAAGGAAGCCGTTTATCTTATGTATTAAAACTAAATGGCAGTTACCCTACACCACAGGGAGAGGTGCCCTACAAGTTGCAGAACATCGGCGGCGGGTTCTCTATTATGTTGCTGGCCGGCGTTTTATCCGGGCTGCTGGGCATTGGTTCTGGTGCGTTGAAAGTGCTGGCCATGGACGGCGCGATGAAAATTCCTTTTAAGGTAAGCACCACCACCAGCAATTTTATGATCGGCGTCACCGCCGCGGCCAGTGCTGTAGTGTATCTCCAGCGTGGCTATATAGATCCGGGGATTGCCTTTCCGGTAGTATTGGGCGTACTGGGCGGCGCCTTCACCGGCGCGCGCTTGCTGACGATCATGAACCCGAAAACGTTACGTTACATTTTCTGTGTGGCCATTTCTTTTGTGGCACTGGAAATGATCTACAACGGATTACATCACCAGTTTTAA
- a CDS encoding FadR/GntR family transcriptional regulator → MDQTSKLSNRVINAIQKDISQGIYKPGQKIPTEPELMVQYAVGRSTIREAVKTLAMSGILRVQQGSGTYVSESVQTESLDQRLRRADFEEINQVRRMLDYEIVKLAAQHHTKASLTEMKKYLDLRKKAILGQQYHDCMEADIAFHTAIAKASGNHVLADLYRSFTAVIRDFFAKRDTESISHFAISHHLHEQLYEAIRSGNVKLSRQAMEDILDNNY, encoded by the coding sequence ATGGACCAGACATCGAAACTTTCCAACCGCGTTATCAACGCTATCCAGAAAGACATCTCTCAGGGTATTTATAAGCCGGGGCAGAAGATACCGACAGAACCCGAACTGATGGTGCAATATGCGGTGGGGCGCTCTACTATCCGCGAGGCGGTAAAAACACTGGCCATGTCGGGGATATTGCGGGTACAACAAGGCTCCGGCACCTATGTCAGTGAATCGGTACAGACAGAATCGCTGGACCAGCGGCTGCGGCGGGCGGACTTTGAAGAAATCAACCAGGTGCGGCGCATGCTGGACTATGAAATAGTGAAGCTGGCAGCGCAGCATCATACCAAAGCGTCGCTGACGGAGATGAAGAAATATCTTGACCTGCGTAAAAAAGCGATCCTTGGACAGCAGTACCACGACTGTATGGAAGCGGACATTGCTTTTCACACCGCCATTGCCAAAGCCAGCGGCAATCATGTGCTGGCCGACCTTTATCGCAGTTTCACTGCGGTGATACGGGACTTCTTTGCCAAACGGGACACGGAGAGCATCAGTCACTTTGCAATCAGCCACCATTTGCATGAACAGCTGTATGAAGCCATCAGGAGCGGTAACGTCAAGTTATCGCGGCAGGCCATGGAAGATATACTGGACAACAACTACTAA
- a CDS encoding aldo/keto reductase, protein MNITDLTGTVQLANGVKMPYFGLGVWQTNDGQEVIDAVTYALDAGYRHIDTAAIYENEEGVGTAVANNKADRKDIFITSKVWNADQGYDKTLRAFDESLEKLKTDYLDLYLIHWPVKGQYKETWRALEKLYADGRVKAIGVSNFLQHHLEDLFQGANVLPMVDQLEFHPFLVQPALLDFCRQHHIQYQAWSPLMQGKVFKVPELQQLAEKYGVSVAQLVLRWDLQKGVVTIPKSVQQQRIISNAEIFNFEITAEDVAAIDALDRGERVGPDPDNFNF, encoded by the coding sequence ATGAACATTACAGATCTTACAGGCACCGTGCAGCTGGCCAATGGCGTAAAGATGCCTTATTTTGGATTGGGCGTGTGGCAGACCAATGACGGACAGGAAGTGATAGACGCCGTAACGTATGCACTGGACGCAGGTTACCGGCATATTGACACCGCAGCGATTTACGAGAACGAAGAGGGTGTAGGCACTGCGGTGGCCAACAATAAAGCAGACAGAAAAGATATCTTTATTACCAGTAAAGTATGGAATGCCGACCAGGGATATGATAAGACCCTGAGAGCTTTTGATGAATCACTGGAGAAACTGAAAACCGATTACCTTGACCTCTACCTGATACACTGGCCGGTTAAAGGACAATACAAAGAAACATGGCGGGCACTGGAAAAGCTGTATGCGGACGGCCGCGTGAAAGCCATTGGTGTCAGCAATTTCCTGCAACATCATCTGGAAGACCTGTTCCAGGGCGCCAATGTGCTGCCTATGGTTGACCAGCTGGAGTTTCACCCGTTCCTGGTGCAGCCCGCGTTGCTCGATTTCTGTCGCCAGCATCATATTCAATATCAGGCCTGGAGCCCGCTGATGCAGGGAAAAGTGTTTAAAGTGCCTGAGTTGCAGCAGCTCGCAGAGAAATACGGCGTGTCTGTAGCGCAACTGGTGCTGCGCTGGGATTTGCAGAAAGGCGTAGTGACCATCCCCAAGAGCGTACAGCAGCAACGTATCATCTCCAATGCAGAGATCTTCAATTTTGAGATCACCGCGGAAGATGTGGCAGCTATCGATGCGCTGGACCGTGGAGAGAGAGTAGGCCCTGACCCGGACAATTTTAATTTCTAG
- the fusA gene encoding elongation factor G, protein MRQQLSRFRNIGIMAHIDAGKTTLTERMLYYTGITHRMGNVDDGNTMMDTDPQEEKRGITISSAAITTYWNYADDKYQINIIDTPGHVDFTAEVERSLRVLDGAVAVFCARSGVQPQSETVWRQADHYGVPRIVMINKMDRQGADFQRVVNEIRERLHANVIPLQLPIGQEDSFTGVIDLVRMKALLWHDDDGKLFEEKDIPEQLLASAIQARRSMIEELSLLYEPLLEQYTSSPDNISENLIVEAMRYATLNMLAVPAFAGAAYKNKGIQPLLNAVAAYLPSPEDIPVVHAADPDSGEAITIPANTEAHVAALAFKIMVDDYVGRLTLVRVYAGVLRTGDMLWNSRTGRTVRISRLLRIMSDKFEPVTEIGAGDIGAVVGMKDVKTGDTLAHPDHAVLLERISFPEPMIGYAVEAKASKDADRLGEALAGLMDEDPTLSVEVDKASGQTILKGMGELHLEVVLEKLATEYQLQVNKGAPQIAYKEIFTQPVTHHEVLKKQTGGSGNFADITFELSPREDGKPGLEFINDIKGGAIPKEFIPSISKGFEAAMRTGPLKGYPVHAMRVRLLDGKIHSNDSHAQDFEQVAMIAFRNIAAQAGPLMLEPVMSVEVTTPEEYTGALTGDLNRRRGVIRHMEIKNNVQDITASVPLADLFGYVTTLRTLSSGRANASVTFEAYQPVSR, encoded by the coding sequence ATGAGACAACAATTGTCCCGATTCAGAAATATAGGTATCATGGCGCATATCGACGCCGGTAAAACAACACTCACGGAAAGAATGCTGTATTACACCGGCATTACACACAGAATGGGCAACGTAGATGACGGCAATACCATGATGGACACCGATCCGCAGGAAGAAAAACGCGGCATCACCATCTCCTCTGCTGCTATCACCACCTATTGGAATTATGCAGACGATAAATACCAGATCAATATTATTGATACGCCCGGCCACGTGGACTTTACAGCCGAAGTGGAACGTTCCCTGCGCGTGCTCGACGGCGCGGTGGCGGTCTTCTGTGCCCGCTCCGGCGTACAGCCGCAATCGGAAACAGTATGGCGCCAGGCCGATCACTACGGCGTGCCACGCATTGTGATGATCAATAAAATGGACCGTCAGGGCGCGGACTTCCAACGGGTAGTTAATGAAATACGGGAACGCCTGCACGCAAATGTAATCCCGTTGCAACTGCCAATCGGCCAGGAAGACAGCTTCACCGGCGTGATAGACCTCGTTCGCATGAAAGCACTGCTCTGGCACGATGACGACGGTAAACTGTTTGAAGAAAAAGACATACCGGAACAACTGCTGGCATCTGCTATACAAGCCCGTCGCAGCATGATAGAAGAACTGTCGCTCCTGTATGAACCTTTACTGGAACAATACACCAGTTCGCCAGACAACATCAGCGAAAACCTGATCGTGGAAGCCATGCGTTACGCTACGCTCAACATGCTGGCCGTGCCGGCCTTCGCGGGCGCCGCCTATAAAAACAAAGGCATACAGCCCCTACTGAACGCCGTAGCTGCCTACCTGCCTTCCCCGGAAGACATTCCCGTGGTACATGCCGCCGATCCGGATTCCGGAGAAGCCATCACCATACCGGCCAATACCGAAGCCCACGTGGCAGCGCTGGCCTTTAAGATCATGGTGGACGACTACGTAGGCAGGTTGACGTTAGTGCGCGTGTACGCCGGCGTATTACGCACCGGCGACATGCTATGGAACAGCCGCACCGGCCGCACGGTACGCATCAGCCGCCTGCTGCGCATCATGTCCGACAAGTTCGAGCCCGTCACAGAAATAGGCGCCGGCGACATCGGCGCGGTAGTAGGCATGAAAGACGTTAAAACCGGCGATACGCTCGCCCATCCCGACCATGCCGTATTGCTGGAACGCATCAGTTTCCCCGAACCGATGATCGGCTACGCCGTGGAAGCGAAAGCCTCCAAAGACGCTGACCGCCTCGGCGAAGCGCTGGCAGGACTGATGGACGAAGACCCCACCCTGTCTGTTGAAGTGGATAAAGCCTCCGGCCAAACCATTCTCAAAGGCATGGGCGAACTGCACCTGGAAGTAGTGCTGGAGAAACTGGCAACAGAATACCAGCTGCAGGTCAACAAAGGCGCGCCGCAAATTGCGTATAAGGAAATATTCACGCAACCGGTCACCCATCATGAAGTGTTAAAAAAACAAACCGGCGGCTCCGGCAACTTTGCAGACATCACATTTGAACTGTCGCCGCGGGAAGACGGTAAGCCGGGACTGGAATTCATCAACGATATCAAAGGCGGCGCCATACCGAAGGAATTCATTCCTTCCATCAGCAAAGGCTTTGAAGCAGCAATGAGGACCGGTCCGCTCAAAGGATACCCCGTTCACGCCATGCGCGTCCGGCTGCTCGATGGTAAAATCCACTCCAACGACTCCCATGCGCAGGACTTTGAACAGGTAGCGATGATCGCTTTCCGCAATATCGCGGCACAAGCCGGTCCGCTGATGCTGGAACCGGTGATGTCGGTGGAAGTAACTACGCCGGAAGAATATACCGGCGCGCTCACCGGCGATCTCAACAGACGCCGTGGCGTGATCAGGCACATGGAAATCAAAAACAATGTGCAGGACATCACCGCCAGTGTGCCGCTGGCCGACCTCTTCGGGTACGTGACCACGTTACGTACGCTTTCCTCCGGAAGGGCCAACGCCTCGGTTACTTTTGAAGCATATCAGCCGGTCAGCCGCTGA
- the dusB gene encoding tRNA dihydrouridine synthase DusB, whose product MVKIDNITLPDFPLLLAPMEDVSDPPFRAVCKDTGADLMYTEFISSEGLIRDAIQCRRKLDIFEYERPVGIQIFGGDEDSLALAAKIVDVTNPDLLDINFGCPVKKVAGRGAGAGVLKDLDLMVRLTDAVVKATKLPVTVKTRLGWDDDTKNIEEVAERLQDVGIKALAIHGRTRCQMYKGEADWTLIGKVKNNPRIHIPIFGNGDINSPQKAVEYKNRYGVDGIMIGRAVIGYPWLFREIKHYVKTGELLPGPTLEERIAVSKKHLRLSVEWKGPVVGINEMRGCYANYLKGLPNIKEFRSRLVTLKTVEEVETVLDEIEAYYKGIEIEKAPIEMIDYHQKCPL is encoded by the coding sequence TTGGTTAAGATTGACAACATAACACTGCCCGATTTTCCCTTGTTGCTCGCTCCCATGGAGGATGTAAGCGACCCGCCTTTCCGTGCTGTCTGTAAAGATACCGGGGCTGACCTGATGTATACTGAATTTATATCAAGTGAAGGCCTGATCCGTGATGCGATCCAATGCCGGCGTAAACTGGATATTTTTGAATACGAAAGGCCGGTGGGCATTCAGATTTTCGGAGGTGACGAGGACAGTCTGGCTTTGGCCGCTAAAATCGTGGATGTCACCAATCCTGACCTGCTGGACATCAACTTTGGCTGTCCGGTGAAAAAGGTGGCTGGCCGTGGCGCCGGGGCAGGGGTGTTAAAAGACCTGGACCTGATGGTGCGTCTCACGGACGCAGTCGTAAAGGCCACTAAGCTGCCTGTAACGGTCAAAACACGCCTGGGCTGGGACGATGATACCAAAAATATCGAAGAGGTGGCGGAAAGGCTGCAGGACGTAGGCATCAAGGCATTGGCCATTCATGGCCGCACCCGCTGTCAGATGTACAAGGGAGAAGCCGACTGGACCCTTATTGGAAAAGTGAAGAACAATCCCCGCATCCATATTCCCATTTTCGGTAATGGAGATATCAATTCACCTCAGAAAGCAGTTGAATATAAAAACCGCTACGGGGTGGACGGCATCATGATCGGAAGGGCCGTTATCGGCTACCCGTGGCTGTTCCGCGAAATCAAGCATTATGTGAAGACCGGGGAGTTACTTCCCGGCCCTACGCTGGAAGAACGTATTGCGGTGAGTAAAAAACATTTGCGCCTGTCTGTGGAGTGGAAAGGCCCGGTCGTAGGCATCAATGAAATGCGCGGCTGTTATGCCAACTATCTCAAGGGACTGCCTAATATCAAGGAATTTCGCAGCCGTTTGGTAACGCTTAAGACTGTGGAAGAGGTGGAGACGGTGCTGGATGAAATAGAAGCCTATTACAAAGGCATCGAGATTGAGAAGGCGCCTATTGAAATGATCGATTATCATCAGAAGTGCCCGCTGTAG